Proteins from a single region of bacterium:
- a CDS encoding IS30 family transposase has protein sequence TDFSKVPLKSIKKAQDMLNDRPRKTLGFLTPHEVFGKLLH, from the coding sequence TACAGATTTTTCAAAAGTTCCGCTTAAGAGCATCAAAAAAGCACAGGATATGCTAAATGACCGGCCGCGGAAAACTTTAGGTTTTTTAACGCCACATGAGGTCTTCGGTAAACTGTTGCATTAG
- a CDS encoding OmpA family protein, whose product MVFTSDGEKFFGLWWYEGAEGSQGQTWNGIKISQDVGGCPHWAGGVREQMTSELLEFGRVRLYGINFDYDSDIIRAESKPTLDKIVAMLKSEQAMQLIIEGHTDSDGSTEHNRVLSLQRAESVKSYLISAGISSSRLFTKGYGESMPVAPNTTATGKAQNRRVELVVKE is encoded by the coding sequence ATGGTATTCACCTCTGATGGAGAAAAGTTTTTTGGTCTTTGGTGGTATGAAGGAGCGGAAGGTTCACAAGGCCAAACATGGAACGGAATAAAAATATCTCAGGATGTTGGCGGCTGTCCTCATTGGGCAGGCGGAGTGCGGGAACAAATGACAAGTGAGCTTTTAGAATTCGGGAGGGTAAGGCTTTACGGAATCAACTTTGATTATGATTCAGATATCATTCGGGCAGAATCCAAGCCCACTCTGGATAAAATCGTTGCCATGCTCAAGTCTGAACAGGCCATGCAGTTGATTATTGAAGGACACACCGACTCAGACGGATCTACCGAACACAATCGGGTTCTTTCCCTGCAACGCGCGGAGTCAGTTAAGTCATATTTAATTTCCGCAGGTATTTCTTCCTCTCGCCTTTTTACAAAAGGCTATGGTGAGTCCATGCCAGTCGCACCCAACACAACTGCTACCGGGAAGGCCCAGAATCGGCGTGTTGAACTGGTGGTTAAAGAATAA